A single Pseudoalteromonas marina DNA region contains:
- a CDS encoding thioesterase family protein: MNKEMLIEQVGALFVNGMPFNQFLNISVESLSPEQAKITFPWQDVFIGNPAQKILHGGIISAVLDNVGGMLAAASVIDKLTDLDMNSVQKKLATLGTIDLRTDYLRPGKGDVFTASATLIRSGNKVCVCRMELHNEQSVQIAFGTGTYLVG, translated from the coding sequence ATGAATAAAGAAATGTTAATTGAACAAGTGGGGGCGCTATTCGTAAATGGTATGCCGTTTAATCAATTTTTAAATATATCGGTAGAATCACTTAGCCCAGAACAAGCTAAAATTACATTCCCGTGGCAGGATGTTTTTATAGGTAACCCTGCCCAAAAAATTCTTCATGGTGGGATTATTTCAGCGGTGCTCGATAACGTCGGTGGTATGCTCGCAGCGGCGAGTGTGATAGATAAGCTGACCGATTTAGATATGAACAGTGTACAAAAAAAATTAGCAACACTGGGCACTATTGATTTGCGCACCGATTATTTGCGCCCAGGAAAAGGGGATGTGTTTACCGCCAGTGCCACGCTTATTCGTTCAGGTAATAAAGTGTGTGTGTGCCGAATGGAATTACATAATGAGCAATCTGTACAAATCGCTTTTGGCACGGGCACGTATTTAGTTGGATAA
- the recQ gene encoding DNA helicase RecQ encodes MNTSTLPSSTLVRKPETVLKQVFGYSEFRDGQKAVIDAALNAQDTLVLLPTGGGKSVCYQIPALVLEGVTIVISPLISLMQDQVAQLQALGVKAAYVNNSLAREEQQRVYQQLHQGLIKLLYVAPEKVLQRDFLERLSHLKISLFAIDEAHCVSHWGHDFRPHYFRLNELKQRFAHVPMMALTATADKATRFDIVEQLKLQQPYIHTGSFDRPNIRYTIEEKFKPMVQLLRYLKEQKNQSGIIYCTSRKRVDDIAEKLADAGLNAAAYHAGMSNEQRQFVQTGFARDDIQIVVATVAFGMGINKPNVRFVLHYDIPKSIEAYYQETGRAGRDGLAAEAIMYFDPADIGRVRRFFEDIDDEQRRRVEEQRFNAMASFAEAQTCRRQILLNYFSEYQREQCGNCDICLNPPKSFDGTLVAQQALSCVYRAEQRFGLGYIVELLRGANTSRIRDNNHHQLSTYGIGKDRSSEFWLSILRQLIHQGLLSQDITQGASLRLTEAARAILKSEYALQLAEPRLQAKHVYQDKLAQFNYDKKLFARLRSLRKELADADDVPPYVVFNDKTLAEMAQLMPTNDSEFLKVSGVGFTKLNKYGGAFLTAIRNYLATQ; translated from the coding sequence ATGAATACATCTACACTACCTTCAAGCACCTTAGTGCGAAAACCCGAGACTGTCCTCAAACAAGTGTTTGGTTACAGCGAGTTTCGAGATGGCCAAAAAGCCGTTATTGATGCCGCTTTAAATGCTCAGGACACACTTGTTTTGCTACCCACTGGTGGCGGAAAATCTGTGTGTTATCAAATTCCGGCGTTAGTTCTTGAAGGGGTGACCATTGTTATATCGCCACTTATTTCGCTTATGCAAGATCAAGTCGCGCAGCTTCAAGCTTTGGGTGTAAAAGCGGCATATGTTAATAACAGCCTAGCTCGCGAAGAACAGCAACGTGTTTATCAGCAACTTCACCAAGGGCTTATTAAACTATTGTATGTAGCCCCCGAAAAAGTATTACAACGTGATTTTTTAGAGCGATTATCGCATTTAAAAATAAGCTTATTTGCGATCGATGAAGCGCATTGTGTGTCGCATTGGGGTCATGATTTTAGACCGCATTATTTTCGCTTAAACGAACTTAAGCAACGCTTTGCCCACGTGCCTATGATGGCCCTTACAGCGACGGCCGATAAAGCCACACGCTTTGATATTGTTGAACAGTTAAAACTTCAGCAGCCTTACATTCATACTGGCAGCTTTGATAGACCTAACATTCGTTACACCATAGAAGAGAAATTTAAACCTATGGTGCAACTATTACGCTACTTAAAAGAACAAAAAAACCAAAGTGGCATTATTTATTGTACTAGCCGAAAGCGTGTTGACGACATAGCAGAAAAACTTGCCGACGCAGGCCTTAATGCAGCCGCTTACCATGCAGGTATGAGCAACGAACAACGCCAGTTTGTGCAAACAGGGTTTGCCCGTGACGATATTCAAATAGTGGTGGCAACCGTGGCTTTTGGTATGGGGATTAATAAGCCCAATGTACGTTTTGTTTTGCACTACGACATTCCCAAAAGTATAGAAGCGTACTATCAAGAAACAGGAAGAGCAGGACGCGATGGCTTAGCCGCCGAAGCAATTATGTACTTTGATCCTGCCGATATAGGCCGTGTAAGACGCTTTTTTGAAGATATTGACGACGAGCAACGTCGCCGTGTAGAAGAGCAGCGCTTTAATGCCATGGCAAGCTTTGCTGAGGCACAAACGTGCCGCCGTCAGATACTACTTAACTACTTTAGTGAATACCAACGCGAGCAATGTGGTAACTGTGATATTTGCTTAAACCCACCAAAAAGCTTTGACGGTACGCTTGTTGCCCAACAAGCGCTTTCGTGTGTATACAGAGCTGAACAGCGATTTGGTTTAGGATACATTGTAGAGCTATTACGTGGCGCCAACACGAGTCGTATTCGCGATAACAATCATCACCAGTTGAGCACCTATGGTATTGGTAAAGACAGAAGCAGTGAGTTTTGGCTAAGTATTTTACGCCAATTAATCCACCAAGGATTACTAAGCCAAGATATAACACAAGGCGCCTCTTTGCGCTTAACCGAAGCCGCCCGCGCTATATTAAAAAGCGAATACGCGCTGCAATTAGCTGAGCCTCGCTTACAAGCAAAACACGTATATCAAGATAAACTAGCGCAATTTAATTATGATAAAAAACTATTTGCTCGCTTGCGTTCATTACGCAAAGAACTAGCCGATGCCGACGATGTGCCACCGTATGTGGTATTTAATGATAAAACGTTAGCCGAAATGGCGCAGCTAATGCCCACGAACGACAGTGAGTTTTTAAAAGTGTCAGGCGTTGGTTTTACCAAGTTAAACAAATACGGCGGTGCTTTTTTAACAGCAATTCGCAACTACTTAGCCACACAATAA
- a CDS encoding DUF3630 family protein, with translation MSKIDYDHTHQCIIITPTEPPHDEDFELWSTLFLHSDDIAISEYSAGADRHQVRFSYSQQTFNLNYEHYSQSIWINGEGPEAEHLLAALAFYLN, from the coding sequence ATGAGCAAAATAGATTACGACCACACACACCAATGCATCATCATTACCCCGACAGAGCCACCTCACGATGAAGACTTTGAGCTGTGGAGTACATTATTCCTACATTCAGACGATATCGCTATTAGCGAGTATTCGGCGGGAGCCGATAGGCATCAGGTGCGTTTTTCTTATAGCCAACAAACGTTTAATTTAAATTACGAGCATTACAGTCAAAGTATTTGGATTAACGGCGAAGGGCCTGAAGCAGAACATTTATTAGCCGCGTTGGCTTTTTATTT